The Halorientalis sp. IM1011 genome window below encodes:
- a CDS encoding alpha/beta fold hydrolase — MASSSSDASGGTGGPQTVEVTATDGAGRSTTTTVRYSDTGKGRPLVLLHGVGLDARHISWKHAIPHLADDRRVIAPDLPGHGDSDKPNIRYTTDYYVDVVSGLVEELDLNQPSVAGISMGGAIALGYALAEDVERLALVDSYGLGADASWRPMASVALRVPVMDQFVWNTMGVNEGTVRDTLRGYMTNASEEFVSEVHDVLQDDACGRTLRRWQRSEFGACGFRTCYLDDLSELSVPTLLVHGDDDTLLPTSWSERAHDRLPDSRLHVFEDCGHWPPRERPATFNRVLADFLAS, encoded by the coding sequence ATGGCGAGTTCGAGCAGTGACGCGTCGGGCGGTACCGGCGGGCCACAGACAGTCGAAGTGACGGCAACGGACGGGGCGGGACGGTCGACGACGACGACCGTCCGGTACAGCGACACGGGGAAGGGGCGACCGCTGGTGCTGTTACACGGCGTCGGACTCGACGCGAGACACATCTCCTGGAAGCACGCGATCCCCCACCTCGCGGACGATCGGCGCGTGATCGCCCCCGACCTGCCGGGCCACGGCGACAGCGACAAGCCGAACATCCGGTACACGACCGACTACTACGTCGACGTGGTGTCCGGACTGGTCGAGGAACTCGACCTGAACCAGCCCAGCGTCGCCGGCATCTCGATGGGTGGTGCCATCGCACTGGGGTACGCGCTGGCGGAGGACGTCGAGCGGCTGGCGCTGGTCGACAGCTACGGACTGGGCGCGGACGCGAGCTGGCGGCCGATGGCGTCGGTCGCCCTGCGCGTGCCCGTGATGGATCAGTTCGTCTGGAACACGATGGGCGTCAACGAGGGGACCGTCCGGGACACCCTGCGGGGGTACATGACCAACGCCTCCGAGGAATTCGTCTCGGAAGTCCACGACGTGTTGCAGGACGACGCCTGTGGCCGGACCCTTCGGCGCTGGCAGCGCAGCGAGTTCGGAGCCTGTGGCTTCCGGACCTGCTATCTCGACGACCTGTCCGAACTCTCGGTCCCGACGCTGCTGGTCCACGGCGACGACGACACGCTCCTGCCCACGTCGTGGTCCGAGCGGGCCCACGACCGGCTCCCCGACAGCAGACTGCACGTGTTCGAGGACTGTGGCCACTGGCCACCCCGGGAACGCCCCGCCACCTTCAACCGCGTCCTGGCTGACTTTCTGGCGAGCTAA
- a CDS encoding MaoC family dehydratase gives MSSNPHRSALLDTWTETSSHVFNSVLEANRAAFAAFGVNSDDDDTDEDPALPPRERIEPDEDLPEWTIERTEDDRTELGVGDRIQFTKTISEDDVTNFAAASGDTNPLHLDDEYASETRFRGRIAHGTLVGGLISAALARVPGLVVYLSQDLEFHNPVRIGDRLTADIEIVEDLGNDQFRLTTQVKQDEEVVIDGEAVILVDEQPE, from the coding sequence ATGAGCTCCAACCCGCATCGGAGCGCGTTGCTGGACACGTGGACGGAGACCTCGTCGCACGTCTTCAACAGCGTTCTCGAGGCGAACAGAGCGGCGTTCGCGGCCTTCGGTGTCAACTCCGACGACGACGACACCGACGAGGACCCGGCGCTGCCGCCGCGAGAGCGGATCGAACCCGACGAAGACCTCCCCGAGTGGACCATCGAGCGAACGGAGGACGACCGGACAGAACTCGGCGTCGGGGATCGCATCCAGTTCACCAAGACAATCTCCGAAGACGACGTGACGAACTTCGCTGCAGCGAGCGGTGACACCAACCCGCTCCACCTCGACGACGAGTACGCCTCCGAGACCCGGTTCCGGGGCCGCATCGCCCACGGGACGCTCGTCGGCGGCCTCATCAGCGCCGCGCTGGCCCGTGTGCCCGGGCTCGTGGTCTACCTCTCGCAGGATCTCGAGTTCCACAACCCGGTCCGCATCGGCGACCGACTCACCGCCGATATCGAGATCGTCGAGGACCTGGGCAACGACCAGTTCCGGCTGACAACGCAGGTCAAGCAGGACGAGGAAGTCGTCATCGACGGCGAAGCCGTCATCCTGGTCGACGAACAGCCCGAATAA
- a CDS encoding AbrB/MazE/SpoVT family DNA-binding domain-containing protein codes for MTEQHDSEDGLMWPPQMMKGFQQASEQAMEQQQEFIQQLLGASTSGVGVPQLGAMSQMATFKTRVQSGGRISIPDAEREALDIEEGDIVQTVVVPVKRKRSQE; via the coding sequence ATGACCGAGCAACACGACAGCGAGGACGGGTTGATGTGGCCCCCACAGATGATGAAGGGATTCCAGCAGGCCAGCGAGCAGGCGATGGAGCAGCAACAGGAGTTCATCCAGCAGCTGCTCGGTGCCAGCACGTCGGGCGTTGGCGTCCCCCAGCTGGGCGCGATGAGTCAGATGGCGACGTTCAAGACCCGCGTCCAGAGCGGCGGACGCATCAGCATTCCCGACGCCGAGCGCGAGGCGCTCGACATCGAGGAGGGCGACATCGTCCAGACTGTCGTGGTTCCGGTCAAGCGCAAGCGTTCCCAGGAGTGA
- a CDS encoding poly(R)-hydroxyalkanoic acid synthase subunit PhaE, with the protein MSDTTNDPMEDWNEMVEEMNDAVADSVEQNMKAQAAFMESWAEAVEGSMPEEDEVAEGFEGYNRAYEVWMDASEKMFERTTDAAQGEDVDPSEMRDIWLQSANEAFKEVMGTSAFAAANGQLVEAMMDMQEEADEVTQDTIQQMGLPTRDDVMEVGERLVELERRQHAVEQKLDEILEEL; encoded by the coding sequence ATGAGCGATACAACCAACGATCCGATGGAGGACTGGAACGAGATGGTAGAGGAGATGAACGACGCGGTCGCGGACTCCGTCGAGCAGAACATGAAGGCCCAGGCGGCCTTCATGGAGTCCTGGGCCGAGGCCGTCGAGGGCTCGATGCCCGAGGAAGACGAAGTCGCCGAGGGCTTCGAGGGGTACAACCGCGCCTACGAGGTGTGGATGGACGCCTCCGAGAAGATGTTCGAGCGCACGACCGACGCGGCCCAGGGCGAGGACGTCGACCCCTCGGAGATGCGCGACATCTGGCTCCAGTCGGCCAACGAGGCCTTCAAGGAAGTCATGGGCACGTCCGCCTTCGCCGCCGCCAACGGCCAGCTGGTCGAGGCGATGATGGACATGCAGGAGGAGGCCGACGAGGTCACACAGGACACCATCCAGCAGATGGGGCTGCCGACACGTGACGACGTGATGGAGGTCGGCGAACGACTGGTCGAACTGGAGCGGCGTCAGCACGCCGTCGAGCAGAAGCTCGACGAGATCCTCGAGGAACTATGA
- a CDS encoding alpha/beta hydrolase translates to MINPFANALNAQREGFEAMADAVDKASVAPERAGPLASIEVGETPSEVVYTENKLELLHYKPEDAGIEVPEEEQCDVPILIVYALINKPYILDLQPERSVVRRLLEAGHDVYLIDWNEPSRMDQFLTLDDYVNRYIHNCVEEVAERSGQEKINILGYCMGGTMTAMYAALHPEKVNAMALMAAGLYFDDTGGVLEEWGSDEYYDPEDVTSAFGNVPAGMLDVGFALMDPVDNFVSKYVRLYDNLENEDFVENFARMERWLDEGIDLAGAAYEQFLGDIYQDNKLYENELYLDGKHVDVSKIDMPLLQLMGEYDHLIPAAASKPFNDVVGSDDIETIEYPTGHIGLSVSGSSHEDVWPRAAEWFHEQSDDVELEDEATAIEIGDEADAAVEAEESDAEESPGEDTEIEVETTESEDGEQATLTDENAESVETVAGIGPTYAERLTAAGIETTADLAAADAATVAEAAEVSESRARDWIDQVA, encoded by the coding sequence ATGATCAACCCGTTCGCGAACGCACTGAACGCCCAGCGTGAGGGGTTCGAGGCGATGGCCGACGCCGTCGACAAGGCGAGCGTCGCGCCCGAACGGGCCGGGCCGCTGGCGAGCATCGAGGTCGGCGAGACCCCCAGCGAAGTCGTCTACACCGAGAACAAGCTGGAACTGCTCCACTACAAACCCGAGGACGCCGGCATCGAGGTGCCCGAGGAGGAGCAGTGTGACGTGCCGATCCTCATCGTCTACGCGCTGATCAACAAGCCGTACATCCTCGACCTCCAGCCCGAGCGGTCGGTCGTGCGCCGCCTGCTCGAAGCGGGCCACGACGTGTACCTCATCGACTGGAACGAACCGTCCCGGATGGACCAGTTCCTCACGCTCGACGACTACGTCAACCGGTACATCCACAACTGCGTCGAGGAGGTCGCCGAGCGCTCCGGACAGGAGAAGATCAACATCCTGGGCTACTGCATGGGCGGTACCATGACGGCGATGTACGCCGCGCTCCACCCCGAAAAAGTCAACGCGATGGCGCTGATGGCCGCCGGTCTCTACTTCGACGATACCGGTGGCGTCCTCGAGGAGTGGGGGAGCGACGAGTACTACGACCCCGAGGACGTGACCAGCGCGTTCGGGAACGTCCCGGCGGGGATGCTCGACGTCGGGTTCGCCCTGATGGATCCGGTCGACAACTTCGTCTCGAAGTACGTCCGGCTGTACGACAACCTCGAGAACGAGGACTTCGTCGAGAACTTCGCCCGGATGGAGCGCTGGCTGGACGAAGGGATCGACCTCGCCGGCGCGGCCTACGAGCAGTTCCTGGGCGACATCTACCAGGACAACAAGCTCTACGAGAACGAGCTGTACCTGGACGGGAAACACGTCGACGTCTCGAAGATCGACATGCCCCTGCTCCAGCTCATGGGCGAGTACGACCACCTCATCCCGGCGGCGGCGAGCAAGCCGTTCAACGACGTGGTCGGCTCCGACGACATCGAGACCATCGAGTACCCGACCGGCCACATCGGCCTGTCGGTCTCGGGGTCGTCTCACGAGGACGTCTGGCCCCGCGCCGCCGAGTGGTTCCACGAACAGAGCGACGACGTGGAACTGGAAGACGAGGCCACCGCGATCGAGATCGGCGACGAGGCCGACGCGGCCGTCGAGGCCGAGGAGTCCGACGCCGAGGAGTCTCCGGGCGAGGACACCGAAATAGAGGTCGAGACGACGGAGAGCGAGGACGGCGAACAGGCGACGCTCACCGACGAGAACGCCGAAAGTGTGGAGACGGTCGCCGGCATCGGCCCGACCTACGCCGAGCGACTCACCGCCGCCGGCATCGAGACGACCGCCGACCTGGCCGCGGCCGACGCCGCCACCGTCGCCGAGGCCGCCGAGGTCTCGGAGTCCCGCGCACGGGACTGGATCGATCAGGTCGCCTGA
- a CDS encoding beta-ketoacyl-ACP reductase, protein MLDGQTCLVTGSSRGIGRGIAEELGRHEAEVVVNYRSSEAAAHETVDAIEDAGGTAIAVQGDVADYDEVQAMCERVHDAFGRVDVLVNNAGITIDKKFEHMTKEDWETVVDVNLGGVFNCTHCLFEDIKASDQGRLINISSVVGQQGNYGQANYATTKSGLFGFTRTLALELASTGSTANCVAPGFVKTDMLEDVPERVQQKILDRIPLNRFAEVEDIAGIVRFLSSRESGYMTGQVLAVNGGMEW, encoded by the coding sequence ATGCTCGACGGACAGACCTGCCTGGTCACTGGGAGTTCACGCGGCATCGGCCGCGGTATCGCGGAGGAACTGGGGCGACACGAGGCCGAGGTGGTGGTCAACTACCGGTCCTCGGAAGCGGCGGCGCACGAGACCGTCGATGCCATCGAGGACGCGGGTGGGACGGCCATCGCCGTCCAGGGTGACGTCGCCGATTACGACGAGGTGCAGGCCATGTGTGAGCGGGTCCACGACGCCTTCGGCCGGGTGGACGTGCTGGTGAACAACGCGGGGATCACCATCGACAAGAAGTTCGAGCACATGACCAAGGAGGACTGGGAGACAGTGGTAGACGTGAACCTCGGCGGCGTCTTCAACTGCACGCACTGCCTGTTCGAGGACATCAAGGCGTCCGATCAGGGCCGACTGATCAACATCTCCTCGGTCGTGGGCCAGCAGGGCAACTACGGGCAGGCCAACTACGCGACCACCAAGTCCGGCCTCTTCGGCTTCACCCGGACGCTGGCGCTCGAACTCGCCTCGACGGGTTCGACCGCCAACTGCGTGGCACCCGGGTTCGTCAAGACCGACATGCTCGAAGACGTGCCCGAGCGCGTCCAGCAGAAGATTCTCGACCGGATTCCCCTCAACCGGTTCGCGGAGGTCGAGGACATCGCGGGGATCGTCCGCTTTCTCTCCAGTCGGGAGTCGGGCTACATGACCGGGCAGGTGCTGGCCGTCAACGGCGGCATGGAGTGGTGA
- a CDS encoding TIGR00725 family protein, whose translation MRVSVIGGGVIDEATAATAREVGRELGERGHTVVCGGLGGVMEAVCEGTRETGGDTIGIVPGPDREAANEYVDTAIATDMGNARNVLVALNGDATIAIDGSTGTLSEIGHALDFGRPVAGIDTHEIEGIEAVESAAAAVDHVESAVGGR comes from the coding sequence GTGCGAGTCAGCGTGATCGGCGGTGGGGTGATCGACGAGGCGACTGCGGCGACTGCCCGCGAGGTTGGTCGCGAACTCGGCGAGCGCGGCCACACCGTCGTCTGTGGCGGCCTCGGCGGGGTGATGGAAGCGGTCTGTGAAGGCACACGGGAGACGGGGGGCGACACCATCGGGATCGTCCCCGGCCCCGACCGCGAAGCGGCCAACGAGTACGTCGACACGGCCATCGCGACGGACATGGGCAACGCCCGGAACGTCCTCGTGGCGCTGAACGGCGACGCGACCATCGCCATCGACGGATCGACGGGAACGCTCTCGGAGATCGGGCACGCGCTGGATTTCGGCCGGCCAGTCGCGGGGATCGACACACACGAGATCGAGGGGATCGAGGCTGTCGAATCGGCGGCCGCGGCGGTCGATCACGTGGAGTCGGCAGTGGGCGGGCGGTAG
- a CDS encoding universal stress protein produces MTTFLVATASVHTTAAACDYLGDRATADDTVIVVSVTEPDGDPRDAGDATNVARTRLVDPTVETLTEEGRPSEVIQSLVAERGIDEVLIGSRRGDPDAAPGLGGTAADLLVSLDVPVVVVPLPDLD; encoded by the coding sequence ATGACCACGTTCCTCGTCGCCACCGCCTCGGTCCACACCACCGCGGCCGCCTGCGACTACCTCGGCGACCGCGCCACCGCCGACGACACCGTCATCGTCGTGAGTGTCACAGAACCCGACGGCGACCCCCGCGATGCAGGGGACGCGACGAACGTCGCCCGGACGCGGCTGGTCGACCCGACCGTCGAGACCCTCACCGAGGAGGGCCGCCCGAGCGAGGTGATCCAGTCGCTGGTCGCCGAACGGGGCATCGACGAGGTGCTGATCGGCTCCCGACGCGGCGACCCCGACGCCGCCCCCGGGCTGGGTGGGACCGCTGCCGACCTGCTGGTGAGTCTGGACGTGCCCGTCGTCGTGGTCCCGTTGCCCGACCTCGACTGA
- a CDS encoding ribonuclease H-like domain-containing protein, with translation MRIENSFIPVRGVGETTERRLWEAGVTHWDEFDGSVVGDTTADRIQSFIDTARDRLADGDARYFGEQFPSGEQWRIYENFRSDACFFDIETTGLSQERDEVTTVSFHRDGETTTLVRGDDLTIDALRAQFEDAAMLVTFNGKRFDVPFLETSFDLSLDHPHLDLMYPCKQLGLTGGLKRIEGEVGVERDRPDITGEDAVRLWKEHQRGRDGALETLISYNREDAVNLRTLTDTVADRLHDDVFAPVAER, from the coding sequence GTGCGAATCGAGAACAGCTTCATCCCGGTCCGGGGCGTGGGCGAGACGACGGAGCGCCGGCTCTGGGAGGCCGGCGTCACCCACTGGGACGAGTTCGACGGGTCCGTCGTCGGCGACACCACCGCCGACCGCATCCAGTCGTTCATCGACACCGCCCGCGACCGGCTGGCCGACGGCGACGCCCGCTACTTCGGCGAGCAGTTCCCCAGCGGCGAGCAGTGGCGCATCTACGAGAACTTTCGATCGGACGCGTGCTTCTTCGACATCGAGACGACCGGCCTCTCACAGGAGCGGGACGAGGTGACGACGGTGAGTTTCCACCGGGACGGCGAGACCACGACGCTCGTCCGGGGCGACGACCTCACCATCGACGCCCTGCGAGCCCAGTTCGAGGACGCCGCCATGCTCGTGACCTTCAACGGGAAACGCTTCGACGTGCCCTTCCTCGAGACCTCCTTCGACCTCTCGCTGGATCACCCGCATCTCGACCTGATGTACCCCTGCAAGCAACTCGGGCTCACGGGTGGACTCAAGCGGATCGAGGGGGAGGTAGGCGTCGAGCGCGACCGCCCGGACATCACCGGGGAGGACGCCGTCCGCCTCTGGAAGGAACACCAGCGCGGGCGCGACGGCGCGCTCGAGACGCTGATCTCCTACAACCGCGAGGACGCCGTCAACCTCCGGACGCTCACCGACACCGTCGCCGACCGCCTCCACGACGACGTGTTCGCCCCCGTTGCCGAACGCTAG
- a CDS encoding GNAT family N-acetyltransferase, producing the protein MSDVRFRRAESEDAEEILSIKRAAIEDLEHWQYSPEQVDAWKPKDSYLDTFEEAIDDDRFVVHVGERDGRIVGYGALNVPDERIDAVYVHPDHHGHGVATALVKQLELSAQFQGIEKLDIVAARNAVPFYESVGYWRLDDEVTTIEDVSVEFVRMRKHVADAEPLEADRDPTDTPDLHGGTDTDDPVDDPAAPELSDREAPEWFRLEEWLDADAADVDELFESTEESDD; encoded by the coding sequence ATGTCGGACGTTCGCTTCCGTCGAGCCGAGTCGGAGGACGCCGAGGAGATCCTCTCGATCAAGCGGGCCGCGATCGAGGACCTCGAACACTGGCAGTACAGTCCAGAACAGGTCGACGCCTGGAAACCCAAGGACAGCTATCTCGACACCTTCGAGGAGGCCATCGACGACGACCGCTTCGTCGTCCACGTCGGGGAACGCGACGGGCGGATCGTCGGCTACGGCGCGCTGAACGTCCCCGACGAACGCATCGACGCCGTCTACGTCCACCCCGACCACCACGGGCACGGCGTCGCGACAGCGCTGGTCAAGCAACTCGAACTCTCCGCGCAGTTCCAGGGCATCGAGAAACTCGACATCGTCGCCGCGCGCAACGCCGTCCCCTTCTACGAGTCGGTCGGCTACTGGCGACTCGACGACGAAGTGACCACCATCGAGGACGTCTCCGTCGAGTTCGTCCGGATGCGCAAACACGTCGCCGACGCGGAACCGCTCGAGGCCGACCGGGACCCGACCGACACCCCCGACCTCCACGGCGGGACTGACACCGACGACCCCGTCGACGACCCCGCCGCGCCCGAACTCTCTGACCGCGAAGCGCCCGAGTGGTTCCGACTGGAGGAGTGGCTCGACGCCGACGCCGCCGACGTGGACGAACTGTTCGAATCCACCGAGGAGTCAGACGACTGA